A genomic segment from Brassica rapa cultivar Chiifu-401-42 unplaced genomic scaffold, CAAS_Brap_v3.01 Scaffold0174, whole genome shotgun sequence encodes:
- the LOC117129821 gene encoding uncharacterized protein LOC117129821 produces MERREQDQVFGLLLTLDPPFNDVIKHMLRMPSLPSMEEVCAQLQKEEGSLGLFGSKGDLALANKAEEGAQANRAAYKTDERKYGDERRFGGNCDHCKKPGHKRSQCWILHPHLKPAKFNKDREARANLSTEASEAGPSGAGSSAQVGESAGKAMATHYTAAKSLEHEVIRKSDIDALIKALKESGY; encoded by the exons atggagaggagggagcaggatcaggtgtttgggttgctgtTGACATTGGATCCTCCgttcaatgatgtgatcaagcacatgctgaggatgccaagtcttccatccatggaggaagtgtgtgcgcagcttcagaaggaggaagggtctCTTGGTCTCTTCGGAAGCAAGGGAGACTTAGCTCTAGccaacaaggctgaggaaggagcgcaagctaaccgtgcagcatacaagactgatgagaggaagtatggtgatgagaggaggtttggaggcaactgtgatcactgcaagaagccgggacacaagaggagccagtgctggatccttcatccccatctcaagccggccaagttcaacaaggatcgaGAAGCCAGAGCTAACCTGTCTACTGAAGCAAGTGAAGCCGGTCCATCAGGAGCGGGCTCAAGTGCACAAGTGGGTGAAAGCGCAGGCAAGGCAATGGCAACTCACTACACGGCCGCAAAGAGTTTGGAGCATGAAGTGATCCGCAAATCTGACattgatgccctcatcaaagctcttaaggagtctg gatattga